In a single window of the Candidatus Tisiphia endosymbiont of Nemotelus nigrinus genome:
- a CDS encoding lysine--tRNA ligase, whose protein sequence is MSELEILEDAVKSNAWTFLEAKKILDQLGGKTPDKGYVLFETGYGPSGLPHIGTFAEVARSIMVQEAFKQLSNIPTKMFCFSDDMDGLRKVPSNIPNPDMIAPHIGRPLTSVPDPFGECESYGHYMNAKLRSFLDRFGFKYQFVSSTECYKSGLFDQMMLKVIDKYDEIMALMLPTFRAERKATYSPFMPICPKTGIVLQVPIIKTDRLNGTISYQDEEGRLVEVPVTKGHCKLQWKPDFAMRWAALQVDYEMYGKEHMNNARLYCEICRILDGVEPVQFFYELFLNEDGEKISKSTGNGITVDQWLQYAPMESMALFIYQNPTRAKRLHFDVIPKNVDEYITFNKKYHLETDQVKRFANPVHHIHHGNVPIIETFGISFSLLLNLASVCNPEDKSVLWGFISKYAPEATKQNAPYLDHLTNFAIDYYNDFIKANKRYLTPNAQQRIILQEISTMLSALPVDITSEQIQERIYDIGNNHGYSNLRDYFKELYQILLGQTEGPRLGSFIKLFGIKNTINLIDEKNKT, encoded by the coding sequence ATGTCAGAATTAGAAATTTTAGAAGATGCTGTTAAGTCAAACGCTTGGACTTTTTTAGAAGCAAAAAAAATATTAGATCAGCTGGGTGGAAAAACTCCTGATAAAGGTTATGTATTATTTGAAACAGGCTATGGACCATCAGGATTACCGCATATAGGTACATTTGCAGAAGTTGCTAGATCTATAATGGTACAAGAAGCATTTAAGCAACTATCGAATATTCCAACTAAGATGTTTTGTTTTTCTGATGATATGGATGGTCTGCGTAAAGTTCCAAGTAATATCCCCAATCCTGATATGATAGCACCGCATATTGGCAGACCCTTGACATCTGTGCCAGATCCTTTTGGTGAATGTGAAAGTTATGGACACTACATGAATGCTAAACTTCGTTCATTTTTGGATAGGTTTGGCTTTAAATATCAATTTGTTAGTAGTACAGAATGTTATAAATCCGGTTTATTTGATCAGATGATGCTGAAAGTCATAGACAAATATGATGAAATAATGGCTCTAATGTTACCAACCTTTCGAGCAGAAAGAAAAGCAACCTATTCACCTTTCATGCCTATTTGTCCAAAAACTGGCATTGTTCTACAAGTACCTATTATCAAAACTGATCGTTTAAACGGTACTATTAGCTATCAAGACGAGGAAGGAAGATTGGTTGAAGTTCCTGTGACAAAGGGGCATTGTAAACTACAATGGAAGCCTGATTTTGCTATGCGTTGGGCTGCATTACAAGTTGATTATGAAATGTATGGCAAGGAACATATGAATAATGCCAGGTTATATTGTGAGATTTGTCGAATTTTAGATGGAGTCGAACCAGTACAATTTTTTTATGAATTATTTCTTAATGAAGATGGAGAGAAAATTTCTAAATCTACAGGCAATGGTATCACGGTTGATCAATGGTTACAATACGCCCCTATGGAAAGTATGGCACTATTTATCTATCAGAATCCAACAAGAGCCAAACGCTTACATTTTGATGTAATACCTAAAAATGTTGATGAATATATTACATTTAATAAAAAATATCACTTAGAAACAGATCAAGTAAAGCGTTTTGCCAATCCAGTACACCATATTCATCATGGGAATGTGCCTATTATTGAAACTTTTGGCATTAGTTTTAGCTTATTGCTTAACCTAGCATCGGTTTGTAATCCCGAAGATAAATCGGTACTTTGGGGGTTCATCAGTAAATATGCTCCAGAGGCGACGAAGCAAAATGCTCCGTATCTTGATCATTTAACAAATTTTGCCATTGATTATTATAATGACTTTATTAAAGCGAATAAGCGTTATTTAACCCCTAATGCTCAGCAGAGAATTATCTTACAAGAAATCAGCACTATGTTATCTGCTTTACCAGTAGATATTACTTCCGAACAAATTCAAGAGAGGATTTATGATATAGGTAATAATCATGGCTATAGTAATTTACGGGATTATTTTAAAGAATTATATCAAATATTACTTGGGCAAACTGAAGGGCCAAGGCTTGGATCCTTTATTAAACTTTTTGGTATTAAGAACACTATAAATTTGATTGATGAAAAAAATAAGACTTGA
- a CDS encoding TlyA family RNA methyltransferase, translating into MKKIRLDQHLVECQLVDDINVARSLIIQGKVYVNRQKNTKPGTGISIDTRDIIIKRPIHDYVSRGALKLIAALDHFNIDPQGLVCLDIGSSTGGFTEVLLRRNAEKIFAVDVGYGELHHKLRNNPRISVIERTNARYLTIEQISLPPDLIVCDASFISLTTILPTAFSLAKDNCSLVALIKPQFEVAKNEVGKGGIVRSQFLHQRVCDKIQQWLEANYHFNIFGIIPSPILGAKGNQEFLIYAIRSRGMA; encoded by the coding sequence ATGAAAAAAATAAGACTTGACCAGCATTTAGTAGAATGCCAATTAGTTGACGATATTAACGTAGCACGAAGCCTAATAATACAAGGCAAAGTATATGTTAATCGGCAGAAGAATACTAAACCGGGTACTGGAATATCAATTGATACTCGTGATATTATTATAAAACGCCCGATACATGACTATGTATCACGAGGGGCGTTAAAGTTAATTGCTGCTCTAGACCATTTCAATATTGACCCACAAGGGCTAGTCTGTCTAGATATAGGCTCTAGTACTGGTGGTTTTACTGAGGTGTTGCTCCGTAGGAATGCTGAAAAGATTTTTGCAGTAGATGTAGGATATGGTGAACTACATCATAAGCTACGTAATAATCCTAGAATTTCAGTAATTGAAAGAACTAATGCCCGGTATTTAACAATTGAGCAAATTAGTTTACCACCAGACTTGATTGTTTGCGATGCTAGTTTCATTAGCCTTACCACCATATTACCCACTGCATTTAGCTTGGCAAAAGATAATTGTAGTTTAGTTGCTCTAATTAAGCCCCAATTTGAAGTGGCAAAGAATGAGGTGGGGAAGGGTGGTATTGTCAGAAGCCAATTCTTACACCAAAGAGTATGTGACAAAATTCAACAATGGCTAGAAGCAAATTATCATTTTAACATATTTGGGATAATACCCAGCCCTATCCTAGGAGCAAAAGGTAACCAAGAATTCCTAATTTATGCTATCCGTTCTAGGGGGATGGCTTGA
- a CDS encoding disulfide bond formation protein B: MTIPSIIHFIRKDSFRVLHIALICICLFALSLAYFVEYILHFLPCPLCIYQRFPYLFIIKISIVALIIKKISKYTLFFIVLNLLGACILAGYHSAVERGIVEPSTLCSTLIHIPKHLSIHDVKGIFYSQPITTCAKATVKLFGMSMTEWNLLLNLSLLLGVLFIWFYPNSAKSENNITIE; the protein is encoded by the coding sequence ATGACCATCCCTTCTATTATCCATTTTATTCGTAAAGACAGCTTTAGAGTTTTACATATAGCCCTAATTTGTATATGCCTCTTTGCCTTATCTTTAGCTTATTTTGTTGAATATATATTACATTTTTTACCTTGTCCTTTATGTATTTATCAAAGATTCCCATATTTATTTATCATCAAGATTTCAATTGTAGCACTAATTATTAAAAAAATAAGCAAATATACTTTATTTTTTATTGTTCTAAACTTATTAGGTGCTTGCATATTAGCAGGCTATCATAGTGCCGTGGAAAGAGGAATAGTTGAGCCAAGTACTCTTTGCTCAACTTTAATCCATATTCCAAAACATTTATCCATCCACGATGTTAAAGGAATATTTTATAGTCAACCAATCACGACTTGTGCCAAAGCAACTGTTAAATTATTTGGCATGTCCATGACAGAATGGAACTTATTACTAAACCTCTCTTTATTATTAGGGGTACTCTTTATTTGGTTTTATCCTAATAGTGCTAAATCTGAAAACAATATCACTATAGAATAA